One Deltaproteobacteria bacterium genomic window carries:
- a CDS encoding MTH1187 family thiamine-binding protein, whose product MRALAEIQVIPLGAGPSVREEVTRAHRLIEASGLTVQLHAYGTNVEGELSEILKVIETIHETLHAEGVVRLSTAIKLGTRTDKVPTLAAKKL is encoded by the coding sequence GTGCGCGCGCTCGCCGAGATCCAGGTGATCCCGCTGGGCGCGGGGCCCTCCGTCCGCGAGGAGGTCACCCGCGCCCACCGCCTCATCGAGGCGTCGGGGCTCACGGTGCAGCTCCACGCCTACGGCACCAACGTCGAGGGGGAGCTCTCCGAGATCCTGAAGGTGATCGAGACCATCCACGAGACCCTCCACGCCGAGGGCGTCGTGCGCCTCTCGACCGCCATCAAGCTCGGCACCCGCACCGACAAGGTCCCGACCCTGGCCG